In Desulfobacteraceae bacterium, a single genomic region encodes these proteins:
- a CDS encoding MFS transporter, producing MSAVGTFGLQTLVSASFTAIYLVQPVLPVIRQEFGMDEKQASYTVSAVIVGIALANLPFGRLADRFPVKPLIAVGGIVLTLFGLLCAVTHQMALLIVFRFVQGLFIPTMTTCLVAYLARSLPVERFNVVMGSYVAATVAGGLGGRLLGGWIHPPLDWRWAFVTASLLSAAATLAALLWLPREAREAGAEARGDGFLALIARPDLLRIFAVAFSAFWIFSVLFNYLPSLLPGRVGRDHRQRLRLPGLRLGRRHRHRPAAADQHPGNRAAGDETEKPSARVLRQRTVPWPIHRPCCQCHHCRVAFKQNFALWTAHRIGELEK from the coding sequence TTGTCAGCCGTTGGCACCTTTGGCCTGCAAACCCTGGTCTCGGCCAGCTTCACCGCCATTTACCTGGTGCAGCCCGTTTTGCCGGTGATCCGGCAGGAGTTCGGGATGGACGAGAAACAGGCGTCCTACACCGTCTCGGCCGTGATCGTGGGGATCGCCCTGGCCAACCTGCCCTTCGGCCGCCTGGCCGACCGCTTCCCCGTCAAACCGCTGATCGCCGTCGGCGGTATCGTCCTGACCCTTTTCGGCCTCCTCTGCGCCGTCACCCATCAGATGGCGCTCTTGATCGTGTTCCGCTTTGTCCAGGGCCTCTTTATCCCGACCATGACCACCTGCCTGGTCGCTTACCTGGCCCGCAGCCTGCCGGTGGAACGGTTCAACGTGGTCATGGGGTCCTACGTTGCCGCCACGGTTGCCGGCGGTCTGGGGGGCCGCCTGCTGGGCGGCTGGATTCACCCGCCGCTGGACTGGCGCTGGGCCTTTGTCACAGCCTCGCTGCTGAGCGCCGCCGCCACGCTCGCCGCACTGCTGTGGCTGCCGCGCGAGGCGCGTGAAGCGGGCGCTGAAGCCCGCGGCGACGGGTTTCTCGCACTGATCGCGCGCCCCGATCTGCTGCGGATCTTTGCGGTTGCCTTCAGCGCCTTCTGGATTTTCTCGGTGCTCTTCAATTACCTGCCCTCTCTACTACCTGGGCGGGTCGGTCGGGATCACCGTCAGCGGCTACGGCTACCAGGCCTTCGGCTGGGCCGGCGTCACCGGCATCGGCCTGCTGCTGCTGACCAACATCCTGGCAATCGGGCTGCTGGAGATGAAACGGAAAAACCTTCCGCCCGCGTCTTGAGGCAAAGAACGGTTCCGTGGCCTATTCACCGGCCGTGTTGCCAGTGTCACCACTGCAGGGTTGCGTTTAAACAAAACTTCGCCCTCTGGACGGCGCACCGCATTGGGGAGTTGGAAAAATGA